The Pseudomonas fluorescens genome segment GTACTTCATTTATATAAGGTTGTTTCGTTTGGCGAAGTCGGCAAGATAGACGACCGAGCGTACTTGGAGTTTTTCGGCAAGTCGGGTTTTATACGTACTAACTGTCTTGTTGCTCAATAGCATAGCCTCGCCGATTTCTTTATTGCTAAAGCCACGAGCCAATTGCTGCAAAATAGCGAGCTCACGGTTCGAGAGATTCTGGATCATCAACTGTTCGGATTTCTCTGTGTCCGTACGGCACACCGAACTTGTTGGCAACTCGGGGAAGAAGGGATAGCCACTCATGATGGCTCTGACGGCTCTGCGCAGCTCCGCAAAGTCGCCGGTTTTACACACATACCCGGCGGCACCTGCTTGCATGCAACGGCGAGCGAAAAAGTTTGGCTCTTGAGACGTAAAGATCAAAACCTTGGTCGTCAGCCCATAAGTACCTATACGCGTCAGAACCTCCAAGCCATCAAGCATTGGCATTGCGATGTCCAGTATCAGTAACTGCGGGGCATGCGTGCGTACCATCTGTACCGCCTCAGCACCATCGCCGGTTTCAGCGACAATATCAAAATTTTCTTCCTTCAAGAGCATCCGTACACCAACACGGATAATAGGGTGATCGTCCACAATCATCGCTTTCACATCGACACCTCTGTAACACCAAACCTTGAATAGCTCAGGCTGT includes the following:
- a CDS encoding response regulator transcription factor encodes the protein MIVDDHPIIRVGVRMLLKEENFDIVAETGDGAEAVQMVRTHAPQLLILDIAMPMLDGLEVLTRIGTYGLTTKVLIFTSQEPNFFARRCMQAGAAGYVCKTGDFAELRRAVRAIMSGYPFFPELPTSSVCRTDTEKSEQLMIQNLSNRELAILQQLARGFSNKEIGEAMLLSNKTVSTYKTRLAEKLQVRSVVYLADFAKRNNLI